The Leifsonia xyli genomic sequence GGGATGCGGCACCACATCCACCACCGCGCCGTGATCGGTGGCCGCGGCGAGCGCACGTGCCACCGCACCGGGCAGGGCGAGGTCGTGACTTCCGACGCCCCAGCCCATGGCGGGCCCGGAGCCGACGAGCAGGACGCGGATGGTCCTCCGCCCGGCGGCGTAGGCCTGACGCCCGTCCACCGGCCGAACCAGGCGCGAGCGGACGACCGCGACGTGGGCGCGCCAGAGCCGCATCGCCATCCGGTGCGACAGCGGCACACGATCGTCGACCACCTACCGACCGTAACCGGTCGGGATGCGTCCGGCGGACCGGGCGGCGGCGGCGTGTTCGCTGAGCCGACGCCCGGTCCGGGCAGGGCGGTTACGGGAGGGTGTGCCCCGCTGCCGTGAAGAGGCGGTACCACTCGGGACGCGTGAGGGGGATGTCCGACCCGGCCGCCGCGTCGCGCACGCGCTGCTCGTTGGTCGTCCCGAGGATCACCTGCATCCCCGCGGGGTGCCGCGTGATCCACGCCACCGCGATGGCCGTGGGCGTGACGTCGTACTTCTCGGCCAACTCGTCGATCGCGTCGTTCAGCTCGGCGTAGTCCTCGCGGTCGCCGAGGAAGACGCCGTCGAAGAAGCCCTTCTGGAACGGCGACCAGGCCTGCAGCACGATGTCGTGCAGGCGGGCGTAGTCCAGGATGCCGTTGTCGCGGTCGATGGACTGGTCGAGCCCCGCCATGTTGGCCGCGACGCCCTGGGCGATGATCGGGGCGTGCGTGATGCTCAGCTGCACCTGGTTGGCGACCAGCGGCTGCGAGATCGACCGCTGCAGGAGCTCGATCTGGCCCGGCGTCTGGTTCGAGACGCCGAAGGCGCGCACCTTGCCCGCGCTCTGGAGCTCGTCGAAGGCCAGGGCGACCTCGTCGGGCTCGACCAGCGTGTCCGGGCGGTGGAGCAACAGGATGTCGAGGTAGTCGGTCTTCAGCGCTGCCAGCGACTCGTCGACCGAGCGCAGGATGTGCTCGCGCGAGAAGTCGAAGTATCCATCGCGGATGCCGACCTTCGACTGGATGACGACCTGGTCCCGCTCCGAGGCGGGGATGGCGCCGGCGTCGCCGAAGCGGCGCTCGCAGCCGTCGGTCTCGCCGCCGTAGATGTCGGCGTGGTCGAACATCGTGATCCCGGAGTCGCGAGCCGTGCGGACCAGGGTACGGATCTGCTCGTCGTCGAGGGACGAGATGCGCATGAGACCGAGGACGATGTTCGAGGCCTCGATGTCGGTGCGGGGGAAGGTGAACGTCTTCATGCCTTCCATCTAACTCCTCGTCAACCCCCTGACGGCGCGGGTTTCCGCGCCTACATTGCTTGATGGCAGTAAAGGAGCCACCGATGACCATGACGCCTGATTTCCATGTCGCTGTCGACGACTTCGCCAAGGAGACGGGCCTCCGCCGCATCCCGCCGCAGACGCCGGGGTACATCGTGAACGCTCTGGGCCGCGACTTCCGCGTCACCGACGAGATGGCGCGCATCTTCCTCAACCAGGTGGAGCGCGTCGCCGCGTCCGATGCGTCGGCCCTCGTCGTGCTGCGTCACGATGCCGGCCTCGAGCTGCTGCTGGTCACCGACGACAACTCCTTCTCCATCCGCACCCTCTCGTAGGCTCGTCCCGTGCAGGACGGGACCGACGACGACGCGGAAGCGATCGGCCGCATCCAAGCCTCGATCCAGGAGGCGGTGGCCGCGCTGACCGCTGCGGGAGCCCGACAGGAGGCGCTGGCGGAGTTCATCCCGGCGCGACGCACGCTCGGCATCCGTCGGGAGCCTGCCCTGCGCCGGATCGGCAGCGTGTGGCGGCTCGGGGTGTTCCTGCTCGACGACGCCGGGACGCTGTACGCGACCGGCACGCTGGTGCGGGCCACGCCGCCGGGGCGGCCGCAGTACCAGTCGCAGTCCGCGGAGCATCGGCGCGCCCTGCGGGCGGCCGCCAAGCGCGGGCATTTCCGCGACGGCGAGACGGTCGACTTCGACGCGGTCCCGATCCCCCTGGATGCGGACGCCCTCCGCGCCTCCACCGGCCCGCTGTTCCTCCGCGACGGCCGGGCGCTGGTCCGCTGGAGTGCGGCGGCCGACGACGCGCACTCGCGCGCCTTCGACGCGTACCTCTCCGAGCGGGTGGACCTGCTGGCCCACCCGCCCGAGGGAGCGTAGAGGGGCGGCTCAGACGGCGGGGGACGTGGACGCGCCGCCCTCGTCGCTGCCGCTGCCCTTGCCGGTCACCTGGTCGATCTTGGCCGACGCCTTGTCGGTCACCTTGCTGACGGTCTCGCTGACCTTGCCCCCGACGTCGGATGCGGCGCGCCCGGCGAAGTCCTTCACATCGCCCTTCACGCTCTGCAGGGTGTCCGAATCCGCGAACCCGCGCCACTTGCGGCGCAGGTCCTCGTACGCACCCCGCCCGCGCGCGACCCGATGATGAACCCGACGGCGACTCCTGCGGCAAAAGTGATGATCTTCATGGCGTGCACCGTACGCGCGGAGGCCCGGGCGCGACAGTGCCCGCCACCGCGTGGAGCACAATGTCAGCGTGGACGGGCGACGAGAGCACGGCACGGCCATCCTGGTCGAGGGCGCCAGCGATCGCGCCGCGGTGCTGGCGGCGGCCGACCTGCTCGGGCTCGACCTCGCCGCCTCGGATGTCGCGGTCGTCGCCATGGGCGGCGCGATGAGCATCCGCCGGTTCGTGGCCGAGCTGGGTCCATCGGGCGACGGCCTGCGCCTGCGCGGTCTGTGCGACGCGCGCGAGGCGGGGTACTACCAGCGGGCCGGTCTGCCGGACACCGCGATCTTCGTCTGCCGGCCCGACCTCGAGGCGGAGCTGCTGCGCGCCCTCGGCCCCGACCGCACCTTCGCGGTACTGGAGCAGGAAGGGGACCTGCGGCTGTTCCGGATGTTCCAGCAACAGCCCGCGCAGCGCCCGCGCTCGCTCGACCAACAGCTGCACCGCTTCCTGGGCACGACCTCCGGCCGCAAGGAGCACTACGGCGCCGTGCTGACCGGCGCCCTTGCCGCCGACGAGCTCCCCGCGCCGCTCCGCGGCATCCTGCGGTCGCTCCCCTTCCCCTCGTGAAGTGCAGGTACTCGCGCACCTCAGCGGCGTGTCGACCGCAGTTACCTGCCCTTCAGTGGAGGGGTGCGGGGCACGGATAGGGTGAGAGGATGCCCACGACCGACCCCGCGCTGCTCGCGCGCCTCGCCGAGCTGTTCGCCGCCCGCGACCGGGCCGACATGCAGCCCACGATCGACGCCCTGCTCGCGGTGTTCGCCGAGCA encodes the following:
- a CDS encoding TetR family transcriptional regulator, encoding MTMTPDFHVAVDDFAKETGLRRIPPQTPGYIVNALGRDFRVTDEMARIFLNQVERVAASDASALVVLRHDAGLELLLVTDDNSFSIRTLS
- a CDS encoding aldo/keto reductase, translated to MKTFTFPRTDIEASNIVLGLMRISSLDDEQIRTLVRTARDSGITMFDHADIYGGETDGCERRFGDAGAIPASERDQVVIQSKVGIRDGYFDFSREHILRSVDESLAALKTDYLDILLLHRPDTLVEPDEVALAFDELQSAGKVRAFGVSNQTPGQIELLQRSISQPLVANQVQLSITHAPIIAQGVAANMAGLDQSIDRDNGILDYARLHDIVLQAWSPFQKGFFDGVFLGDREDYAELNDAIDELAEKYDVTPTAIAVAWITRHPAGMQVILGTTNEQRVRDAAAGSDIPLTRPEWYRLFTAAGHTLP